The sequence below is a genomic window from Campylobacter concisus.
AAAAGCTGGTCTCGCGCCAACTCACACTTGGCTACCAGACGTTCACGCTGAAGGTCCAGCACCTATCTCAGCTTTGCTTTCAGGTGTACTTTTAAAATGTGCGATGCTAGCACTTTTGAGATACTATGCTATCACAGCTCAAGCTGTTGGATTTAGCTTTGTTGAGGGCATAATGATCGTTTCAGGAACTATCACTCTTTTTGTAGCGGGATTTTTCCTAATCAGACAACACAATGTAAAAAGAATGTTTGCGTACCACTCAATTGTTCATATGGGTGTTATCGCATTTGCACTTGGTGTTGGCGGTAAATTTGGTCTATTTGCAGCGATATTTCACTGCTTGGCTCACAGCTTTACTAAAGCTCTTGCGTTTTGCTCAACCGGCAACATAGCAAGAATTTATGGCCACAAAGATATGAGCAAGATGGGCGGCATGGTTAAGATCGCACCGATCACCACTATAATGTTTGGCGCGGCTGTTTGCTCACTAGTTGGTGTTCCAGCATTTGCTATATTTGTTAGCGAATATAACGTCTTTGTAGGAGCTATCACAAGTGGTCAATACATCGCAGTTGCGCTATTTGCTATTGCACTTGCAGTTATTTTCATAGCTGACTTTGCACACTTTAACATGGCAAGCTTTGGCGAGCCAAAAGGTGTGGTTGTTCATAATAAAGAGATGAGTTTGTTAGAGAATTTACCTCTTATAGCACTTTGTGCCCTTATCATAATCTTTGGCGTATGGCACGTAGATAGCTTTTATACGCTAGTAGATAACGGTGTTAATATAATGATGGGAGCTTTAAAATGAGAGGCGATAAATTTATAGAAATCCTAAAAACCAAGGTAAAAATTTTAGAAGTAACTCGTCAAGCAGACGATCAAATCACAGTTTTGGTTGATAGAAACGATCTTCCACTAGCTGTTAAAACGCTTTATTATGATATTGGCGGCTTCATAAGCACGATGATACCAAATGACGAGCGCCAGATAAATGGCAGTTTTGCGCTTTATTATGCTCTTTCAATGGAAGGTAGCAAGATGACTGAAGCGGATGATTTTGCAGCTGAGGATAAGTGCTTTATCACTGTTAAAACGCTTATCCCAGGAAGCGATCCGACATTCCCATCAGTTACTCCGCTAGTGCCAGCTTGTGTTTGGTATGAAAGAGAAGCTTATGATATGTTTGGCCTTGTGGCTGAAGGTTTGCCTGATAAAAGGCGTCTAGTTTTAAGTGATGACTGGCCAGACGGACTTCATCCACTTAGAAAAGATGCGATGGATTATCGCTACCGCCCTGATCCAGTTGATCATAGAGATGAGCCTGATTCTGAGTTTTTGTTTCCAACAGGTGATGCAGTAGTTGATGTGCCACTTGGACCACTACATATTACTTCAGATGAGCCAGGTCACTTTAGACTTTTCTGTGACGGCGATGAGATCATCGACGCTGACTACCGCCTCTTTTATCAACACCGCGGTATGGAAAAGCTAGCTGAAAATAGAATGAACTATGATCAAATGGGCTATCTTGCAGAGAGAGTTTGTGGAATTTGTGGTTATGCTCACGCTATTGCGTGTATCGAAGCAGCAGAAAAAGCTATCAAGCTTGAAATTCCACTAAGAGCTCAAGCTATACGTGTCATCTGTCTTGAGATCGAGCGTCTTCACAGCCACCTTTTAAATATCGGTCTAGCTTGTGAGGTTACTGGTAACTACAACGCTTTCATGCACATCTTTAGGGTTCGTGAGTACTCTATGGAGCTAGCTCAGCTAGTAACTGGCGGACGTAAAACATACGGTAACGTCGTTATGGGTGGTTTAAGACGTGATATGACAAATCAAGAGATTAAAAAAGGCATCGAGATCATAAATAAACTTGACGTTCAAATTTCAGAAATTTGGGATGCAGTTATGGAGGATAAACGCCAAATCGGACGCTGGAAAGGTGTGGGCATCCTAGATCGCCAAATCGCACGTGACTTTAGCCCAGTTGGTCCAAATATGAGAGGCTCTGGCTTTAAACGCGATAACCGCTACGATCACCCATATGACTTCTTTAAACAGATAGAATTTGAAGTAGCAGTTGAGCATGGTTGCGACGTTTTTGCTCGCGAGATGGTTAGATATAAAGAGCTAAAAAGCTCTATCCACATCATCCGCCAATGCTTTGAGATGATGCCTCAAACACCTATCATGATCGATCCTGTGACTATGATCAAACCTGAAAATTTTGCACTTGGTCATGATGAAGCACCACGTGGCGAAAATGTTCACTGGATCATGCAAGGCAGCGCTCAAAAAGTATATCGCTGGAGATGCAGGGCAGCAACATATAACAACTGGCCAAGCCTAAGGTATCAATTCAGAGGCAACAACATAAGTGATGCTGCACTTATCGTTTGCTCACTTGACCCTTGCTACTCATGCACCGAGCGTGTTACATTAGTCGATGTAAGGACTAAAAAGAGCAAAATTTTAACAGAGAAAGACCTTAAAAAATTCTGTCAAGATGGCGGGGTTAGTAAGAAGGATTTAAGATGATGAAGTTATTTGACATCACAGAAAAATATGGAAAGGCGACATACGCCTATCCATTTGAGCCATATATTGTTCCTGAAAATTTCCGTGGTCAGCCAAACTATACATACGATCTTTGCATAGGTTGTGCAGCTTGCGGTATCGCTTGCCCTAGCAACGCGATAGAACTTAAGATGAACGAGGAGCAAACAAAGCTTGTTTGGGAATTTGACTGCGGGCGCTGCATATTTTGCGGACGCTGCGATGAGGTTTGCCCAACTGGAGCCGTAAGACTTAGCGATAGCTTTGAGCTTGCGGTTAAATTTGACAAGAGCGCTCTTATACAAAGGGGCGAGCTTGAGATGCAAACTTGCAAATGCTGTGGCAAGCCATTTACACCAAAAAGGCTTATAAATTTCACACTTGAAAAGCTTGGCACTGCAAATTTACTCCCAGGCAGACTTGAAGAGGCAAAAGACTACCTTTATATCTGCCCAGAGTGCAAGAAAAATCAATCTGCTGAGAGGCTAACAAAAGGCATTGAGGAGGCTATAAAATGAGTCTATATCAAGTCCCAGAGGACATAAAAACAGCAAATGATCTAACTGCAAAGCTAGAGCATCTAAAAAATATCAAAAGAAGCTTTAGCGTTTATAGGATCGACTGCGGAAGCTGTAACGGCTGTGAGATAGAAATTTTTGCAGCTATTACGCCGATGTGGGACCCTGAGCGTTTTGGTTTCAAGCTTGTAGCAAACCCAAGACACGCTGATATTTTGCTTTGTACTGGTCCTGTAACAAGACAGATGTATTATCCGCTTCTTCGTGCCTATGAGGCGACTCCAGATCCTAAGATCGTAGTTGCTCTTGGTGCATGCGGAAGTAGTGGCGGAATTTTCCACGACGCTTATAGTGTTTGGGGTGGCATCGATAAGATAATCCCAGTCGATGTCTATATCCCAGGCTGTCCTCCACACCCAGCAAGCATTATTTACGGTCTTGGCATGGCTCTTGGTATCATCGATCAAAAACTTCATAAAAAAAGCTATGAAAAAGATAACACATTGCCACCTTTGGTTGAGAAGTCAGTCATAGGCGACATCTTGTTTGAGCGTGATTTGCAAGCTGAAAGCAGAAGGCTAATGAGCTATATTTTTGGTAGAATCCTTTTTGAAAAATATATGAATGCTATCAAATGTTCAAAAGATGTCCATGACCCAAGCATTTCAAGAGAGGCTGTGCTTACAGCTATCAAAAAAGAGGAAGATCCTAGATATGCCGAGTGCATGGGGCTTTTGCATAATGATGTCTATCTAAAATATGCAAAAGCTGATAAAAGCTTTGCGATAGACGTTGATAGCGAGGTTTGGAGTAAGAGATGATACAAGTTTATAAGCTTACAAAAAGGCATATGGACGACAACGACAAGCTTCCACGCGAGCTAAAGGAGATAAAAATTTTCTCCACTTGCGTGGGACATGGCGTTGGCACGATTGATTTTAGCGAGAAAATTTTAGAGCTAAGCGATGAGGAATTTGACGAGATGATCAAAAACTCAGGCGAATACGTGAAATTTAAGATCGGAAATTTAAGCAAATATTTTGAAGTTGAAATTTTTGCCGAGCATATCGCTAAACTCTTGCCACAGCTTTGTGAGTGTAAGCTTAAAGAAATTTTGGCAAATTTAAAAGAGGGATATATCGTGCTTAGGAAGGACTTTTGATGAAAAAGGCCATCCTTTGCATCGGTAATCCTATGCGTGGCGATGATGATGTGGGTAATGAAGTAGGCCGCATCGTGGAGCACGAGCTAAAAGAGTGGAAAGTCTTTTTTGGGCAAGATGTGCCTGAGAATGAATTTTCAGCCATTAGAGAATTTGCGCCTGATATCTTGATAGTGGTTGATGCGATGAGTGGCTTTGATGAGGATAAGATAGAGTTTTTTGACCTAAGTGACGATAGAGACTACATCTACTCAACTCACAATCTACCAACTCCAGTACTTTTAAGCTATTTGCGAAAAATTTGCCCAAAGACGCTTTTTCTTGGCATTAGCGTCTTGCTCGAAAATGTCTTAAATTTTGAAGAAGGACTAAGCGAGCAGGCTAAAAAAAGTGCCAGAAAAGCATTTTTAAGAATTGTAGAGATTGATAAAAATTTAGTTGGTTAAATTTAGCAAATGGCTAATTTTAATCTTTTTGGTTGCTAAAGGCAAAATTTTGCTTTTAATCGCAAGCAGCGATTTGACTTTAGTGATTTTGCAAAGTGTTAAACTTTGGTCGCAAAGATGAGCTTGGCTCATGTGCGAGATTGAAAATAAAAAGGAGAATGTGATGTTAAATCCGGCAGAAACCGCTCAAGCGGTCTCAAGCTCTATGGAGCATAAGGCTCATATGCCGCTTACTAGTATTATTTTTCTTGCTATCATGGCTGGAGCTGCTATTGCTATGGGTGATATTTTCTGGGCTCACTCGACAGTTGGCATGGCTGAAAATCAGTCTATTGGACTTTCAAATTTTATCGGCGGTATCACATTTAGCTGTGGTCTTATGATGGTTGTCTTTTATGGTGGACATCTTTTTACAAGCTCAGTTTTAAGTGGTGTTAGCGCATATGAAGGAAAGCTAAAACTAGGTAAGACTATCGGATACTGGGCTATCGTTTGGATATTTAACTTCGTTGGCGGCGCATTGATCGCTTATATGTACTACTACTCAGGCTTGCCACTAAAGTATGATGGCTACATCTTGCAGCACTTTATACCAGCTGGCATTGGCAAGATCACAGCACCATTTCATGAGCTATTTATCCGTGGAATTTTTTGTAACGTCTTTGTTTGTATGTCTATTTGGACTGCGACAAGTGAGAGCAATCTATCTGGTAAATTCTTTGCCATTATGTGGATGATCGGTGCGTTTGTAGCTTGCTCAATGGAGCACTGCGTGGCAAATATGTTCATCATCACCGAAGCCATCATCTCAAAAGCTCACTATATAGCAGCAAATGGCGGAGATATCGCTGCTGCGGCTGCAGCTTTAGGACATGGCATCACGGCTGAAAAGCTAGAAGTGCTAAACTGGGGAAATTTCATCGGTAAAAACTTAGTTCCGGTTACACTTGGTAATATCTGCGGCGGGCTTTTCTTTGTTGGTTTAGTTGGCTTTATGGCAAATAAATTCGATATGAAGAAAAAAGCTTAAAAATTTTAGTCTTTGCTTCTTGGCAAAGACTAATCCTCTAAGGCTACTCTTTGCTAGCCATTATAAAAATTTTTGATTTTTAGTTTGTGTAACTTTCAAGTCTTTCATAATCAATTATTAAAAACTCGTGTGGCGTGATCTTTCTTATGATGTCGTCTTTTATAAGCTCATTAAAAGCAGTTGAAGCGCTTTGTCGTTTGAGCCCCACAAAGCTTGAGAGCACCTTTAGAGAAAATGGCAAAAATATGTAGTGATATCCATTTTGCTTTAGATCCTGCTCCTTTGCAAGCTCGATCAAAAAATTTGCAATCCTACCTTTTGCATCTTCAAAAAGTATTGATTTTATGATCTGGCGTTGCACGATCACTGCATTTAACACAGCTTTTAAAATTTCATCTGCGACATTTGCATTTGATAAAATTTCACCTATTTTGTTTAAATTTATAGCATAAATTTCAGCATCTTCAAGCGCTTCAAAAGCGCAATTATCATCAAGTACGGCGATGTTGCTCGCTTCTAAATGATAAAGGATAAATTCCTCTCCATCTTCAAAAAATGAGAGCTTTGCACAGCCACTTTTTAAGATGATGATCTTGATCTCTTCGGTGTAGATTGTGCTTGTTTTTGGTAGCTCTTTGTACTCAAATTTATCAAGCTCATTTTGAGTTAGGATCTTTGTGATTTGTGTTTGCAAAAGACCTAGACGTGATTTTTTCATTTTTCTCCCAAAAAATGTATAGAGCCTGATTTTACTTCACAAAGCATTTAAAGAAGTTGAAAAATATTGCTTTTAGTTTAAGAATTTCAATAATTTTTAAAAGTAGTATTAATTTTCAAGGAAGGTTGCATAAAATGCAACCAAATTTTTAAAAACCATGAAGTTTTTTTAGATTTTCATCTATAGGTTTTTTATGTCCATCTTTTGTCACACTGACGTAGGTTGCGATAGCGCTTGTGACATGTATAGTCTCTCTAAAGCCACCGTCATTTAGCCTCAGCGCAGTCACTTCTATCTGTGTTGTTATAGATGTTTTGCCAACTGCGATGATCTTTGCGTAGCAGCTTAGCACGTCGCCAACAAAGACTGGTTGTTTAAAGATGATCTCTTTCATAGAAATTGTCACAACGCGTTCGGGAGAAATTTCTCTTGCAGCTTGTGCACCTGCAAGGTCGATCTGACTCATTATCCAGCCACCAAAAATATTTCCAGCTGAGTTTGTATCTTTTGGTAGCATGACTTGTTTTATGCGTGGCTCACCAAAATCTTTTAAAATATCCATTTTCTGCCTTTTAGATGTTAAAATTTTTGGTTGATTGTAGCAAATTTTAATGGCTTTATGCTAAAATCTTGCAACTTCAGGGGATGAAAAAATGAACGATTTTAAAAGATTAAATGAACTCACAAAAGAGCAAAAAAACAAGCTAAATGCTATTTATAAAAATTTAGACGATGATATCATAAACGAGGCTGTTAAAATTTGTGGTCTTGCTGGTACACCAAGCGAGAAACTGGCTCTTGCAAGAAGGATAGTAGATCTTAAAGTAGATCCGCTTCAAAATGAGCTAAAAAAGCTAAATTTAGGCGAAGATGAGCAAAAACGAGTGCTAAATTTAATGTATGGCTACGTTAGAAATTTATATGAAAACCTGCACGCCAAGCTTTTAGAAAAGGCCAAAGAAGAGAAAATTTTAGATCCATTTAACCAAGCTTTTGTGCAGGCGATGCATGAACTTGGGCTTAGTCTAAATGCGTGGCAAATTTCATGGCAGGATCGTATTATTGACACTACAAACAAAGAGTTTGAGGCTAAATTTAAAGATTTAAGCCAGGCAAATGAGTTTATTACTAAAAATGCTTTATTTCAGTGTGATATTAACGGTGTAAGAGCTGATAGAACTTACGGCGCAGTTTGCAAAGAGGGCGAGAAATTTAGCTTTTTGCCTTACGCACTTGCCTTTAAAGATGAGGTTAGTGAGCTTAAAAAAGTCTTTGCAAAAAACCTTGAAATTTTAAGAAATTTAGCCCAAAATGACGAGCAAAAATCCTATGTAAAATACCTTAAAAAACTACAAAATGCCTTTTGTGAAGAGGACAATGCAAAGGTGATAAATGTATGGCAAGAGGCCGAGATAGCGTGGATGGATGTAAAAGGTGCGCTTCAGCCAGGCCATCCACTAGAGTACTATGAAGATGCCTATACACACGCAGTTGCGCTAGAGTGGGACATCAGGCTGGTTGATAGCGAGGGCATTGATGAGCTTAAATTTAAAGAAAAAATAGCAAAAACTTACGAAAGCGTTTGCGAAAAGATCAAGTTTGACAACGCCGAGACAAACAAGGCAGTTAGTGAAAATATCGCTAGAACGCAGCTTTATATAAGCGTGCCGATGATTTATTATGGAGCCGAGCTAAATGGACTTTTTAGCGCTCAAGTCGTGCCAAATGATGAGAGTGTGAGCGCAAAATGTGGTAAAAAAATTTTTGCCTTTGTAAATCACGTCTATGAGGGCGCAAAGGCAAAGCCTTTTATGAAGCTTGGGGCTGAAATTTTTAGCAAGGAATTTTTGGATTTTGGTAGGGAAATTTTATTTTTAAAGCCAAAAATTTGGAAAAAAGTTTATGAAATCTCAACGATCGGACATGAGTTTGGACACATCCTCTTTATCGGGCTTGATACCGAGATGAGCATGAATAAAAGTGGCGTCTTTAAATTTATAGAAGAATATAAGGCGACGACTGGCGGGCTAGTAAATTTCTTCTTGCACGAAGAAGCGGAGTATAAAATGGCCGTCTTTCACGAGCTAATTGCCCGTGCGGTTGGGCTTATTGCGTGGCGAAAGGTCGATGAGGTGAGGGCTTACTACTGCGAGGGGCTCATACATCTTAGCTTGCTTTTTAGGGCTGGAGTGCTTAAATTTGACGGCAAACTAAGTGTGAATATGAGCGAGCAAACTTATGCTAAATTTAAAGAAAATTGTCTACAAAACTACTATGATCTAGCGCAAACATACGCTAAAAAAGATGATGCGAACACATTTTTGGAGAAATTTTGCCAAAAAGACGAACTAAGCTATCTACCAAAAGATGAAGAGTGCAAGAAATTTGTTGAGCATTTTTACGCTAGATACGAAGCTATAGGCAACGACGTCGATGATAGTGGTGAGTGGCAAAGGTGGCAAAGTTTAGCCAAAAAGGCAGAGAAAGATAGATAAAGACGAAACATGATAAGTAAAATAAGTAACGAAAATCAAGTATCTT
It includes:
- a CDS encoding hydrogenase 4 subunit F — encoded protein: MDSLALILILPLLGALVLFLSPKNYAVLSGLHVLFSAATSVALLNNVLKVLSSGTFYSFDKFLFLDSLGCVFLVLIAVTGFIVNFYSIHYMRWELEDGHIHLSDLKKYYALSHVFIFTMTLSVICNNVAFMWAAIEATTLASVFLVAIHKDQKSTESGYKYIVLCSIGLAFALYATVLLYSATFSTLGDGEASMLFSSIMANAKNLNPDAAKLIFVFALIGFGTKAGLAPTHTWLPDVHAEGPAPISALLSGVLLKCAMLALLRYYAITAQAVGFSFVEGIMIVSGTITLFVAGFFLIRQHNVKRMFAYHSIVHMGVIAFALGVGGKFGLFAAIFHCLAHSFTKALAFCSTGNIARIYGHKDMSKMGGMVKIAPITTIMFGAAVCSLVGVPAFAIFVSEYNVFVGAITSGQYIAVALFAIALAVIFIADFAHFNMASFGEPKGVVVHNKEMSLLENLPLIALCALIIIFGVWHVDSFYTLVDNGVNIMMGALK
- a CDS encoding NADH-quinone oxidoreductase subunit C; this encodes MRGDKFIEILKTKVKILEVTRQADDQITVLVDRNDLPLAVKTLYYDIGGFISTMIPNDERQINGSFALYYALSMEGSKMTEADDFAAEDKCFITVKTLIPGSDPTFPSVTPLVPACVWYEREAYDMFGLVAEGLPDKRRLVLSDDWPDGLHPLRKDAMDYRYRPDPVDHRDEPDSEFLFPTGDAVVDVPLGPLHITSDEPGHFRLFCDGDEIIDADYRLFYQHRGMEKLAENRMNYDQMGYLAERVCGICGYAHAIACIEAAEKAIKLEIPLRAQAIRVICLEIERLHSHLLNIGLACEVTGNYNAFMHIFRVREYSMELAQLVTGGRKTYGNVVMGGLRRDMTNQEIKKGIEIINKLDVQISEIWDAVMEDKRQIGRWKGVGILDRQIARDFSPVGPNMRGSGFKRDNRYDHPYDFFKQIEFEVAVEHGCDVFAREMVRYKELKSSIHIIRQCFEMMPQTPIMIDPVTMIKPENFALGHDEAPRGENVHWIMQGSAQKVYRWRCRAATYNNWPSLRYQFRGNNISDAALIVCSLDPCYSCTERVTLVDVRTKKSKILTEKDLKKFCQDGGVSKKDLR
- a CDS encoding formate hydrogenlyase complex iron-sulfur subunit; this encodes MMKLFDITEKYGKATYAYPFEPYIVPENFRGQPNYTYDLCIGCAACGIACPSNAIELKMNEEQTKLVWEFDCGRCIFCGRCDEVCPTGAVRLSDSFELAVKFDKSALIQRGELEMQTCKCCGKPFTPKRLINFTLEKLGTANLLPGRLEEAKDYLYICPECKKNQSAERLTKGIEEAIK
- a CDS encoding NADH-quinone oxidoreductase subunit B family protein, yielding MSLYQVPEDIKTANDLTAKLEHLKNIKRSFSVYRIDCGSCNGCEIEIFAAITPMWDPERFGFKLVANPRHADILLCTGPVTRQMYYPLLRAYEATPDPKIVVALGACGSSGGIFHDAYSVWGGIDKIIPVDVYIPGCPPHPASIIYGLGMALGIIDQKLHKKSYEKDNTLPPLVEKSVIGDILFERDLQAESRRLMSYIFGRILFEKYMNAIKCSKDVHDPSISREAVLTAIKKEEDPRYAECMGLLHNDVYLKYAKADKSFAIDVDSEVWSKR
- a CDS encoding formate hydrogenlyase maturation HycH family protein, with protein sequence MIQVYKLTKRHMDDNDKLPRELKEIKIFSTCVGHGVGTIDFSEKILELSDEEFDEMIKNSGEYVKFKIGNLSKYFEVEIFAEHIAKLLPQLCECKLKEILANLKEGYIVLRKDF
- a CDS encoding hydrogenase 3 maturation endopeptidase HyCI, with the translated sequence MKKAILCIGNPMRGDDDVGNEVGRIVEHELKEWKVFFGQDVPENEFSAIREFAPDILIVVDAMSGFDEDKIEFFDLSDDRDYIYSTHNLPTPVLLSYLRKICPKTLFLGISVLLENVLNFEEGLSEQAKKSARKAFLRIVEIDKNLVG
- a CDS encoding formate/nitrite transporter family protein, producing MLNPAETAQAVSSSMEHKAHMPLTSIIFLAIMAGAAIAMGDIFWAHSTVGMAENQSIGLSNFIGGITFSCGLMMVVFYGGHLFTSSVLSGVSAYEGKLKLGKTIGYWAIVWIFNFVGGALIAYMYYYSGLPLKYDGYILQHFIPAGIGKITAPFHELFIRGIFCNVFVCMSIWTATSESNLSGKFFAIMWMIGAFVACSMEHCVANMFIITEAIISKAHYIAANGGDIAAAAAALGHGITAEKLEVLNWGNFIGKNLVPVTLGNICGGLFFVGLVGFMANKFDMKKKA
- a CDS encoding Crp/Fnr family transcriptional regulator; translated protein: MKKSRLGLLQTQITKILTQNELDKFEYKELPKTSTIYTEEIKIIILKSGCAKLSFFEDGEEFILYHLEASNIAVLDDNCAFEALEDAEIYAINLNKIGEILSNANVADEILKAVLNAVIVQRQIIKSILFEDAKGRIANFLIELAKEQDLKQNGYHYIFLPFSLKVLSSFVGLKRQSASTAFNELIKDDIIRKITPHEFLIIDYERLESYTN
- a CDS encoding acyl-CoA thioesterase, giving the protein MDILKDFGEPRIKQVMLPKDTNSAGNIFGGWIMSQIDLAGAQAAREISPERVVTISMKEIIFKQPVFVGDVLSCYAKIIAVGKTSITTQIEVTALRLNDGGFRETIHVTSAIATYVSVTKDGHKKPIDENLKKLHGF
- the ciaB gene encoding invasion protein CiaB, with translation MNDFKRLNELTKEQKNKLNAIYKNLDDDIINEAVKICGLAGTPSEKLALARRIVDLKVDPLQNELKKLNLGEDEQKRVLNLMYGYVRNLYENLHAKLLEKAKEEKILDPFNQAFVQAMHELGLSLNAWQISWQDRIIDTTNKEFEAKFKDLSQANEFITKNALFQCDINGVRADRTYGAVCKEGEKFSFLPYALAFKDEVSELKKVFAKNLEILRNLAQNDEQKSYVKYLKKLQNAFCEEDNAKVINVWQEAEIAWMDVKGALQPGHPLEYYEDAYTHAVALEWDIRLVDSEGIDELKFKEKIAKTYESVCEKIKFDNAETNKAVSENIARTQLYISVPMIYYGAELNGLFSAQVVPNDESVSAKCGKKIFAFVNHVYEGAKAKPFMKLGAEIFSKEFLDFGREILFLKPKIWKKVYEISTIGHEFGHILFIGLDTEMSMNKSGVFKFIEEYKATTGGLVNFFLHEEAEYKMAVFHELIARAVGLIAWRKVDEVRAYYCEGLIHLSLLFRAGVLKFDGKLSVNMSEQTYAKFKENCLQNYYDLAQTYAKKDDANTFLEKFCQKDELSYLPKDEECKKFVEHFYARYEAIGNDVDDSGEWQRWQSLAKKAEKDR